DNA from Kitasatospora acidiphila:
GACCGGCATCGCCCGGATCGTGCTCGGCCAGACCCCCGCCCCGGCAGGCACTCCGGCGGGCCGCGATGCGTGACGCGATGCGTGAGCTGGTGCGGCGGGGCGCGATGCGTGAGCTGGTGCGGCGGATCGACGCCGCGACCTCCCCGGACCGCGACCGCGCCGTGGACGCGCTGCGGGCCCTCGCCATCCTCGGCGTGGTGCTCGGGCACTGGCTGGTGACCGCGCTGGTCGCCGACAGCGGTGACCTGCTGGACGCCAGCCCGCTCCAGCGGCTGCCCCAATTCACCCCGGTCTCCTGGCTGTTCCAGACCCTGGCGGTGTTCTTCCTGACCGGCGGCCTGGTGGCCGGGCGGAGCTACCGCGCGGCCCGGGCCAGGGGCACCGGCTACCGGCAGTGGCTCGGCGCCCGGCTCACCCGGCTGTTCCGGCCGGTCGCCGTGCTGCTGGTGGTGTGGAGCGTGGCGGCGGTCGCCATGCTCGCCGCCGGGGTCGGCTGGGGCACCGTGTGCACGCTGACCAGGCTGGCGGTCTCGCCGCTCTGGTTCCTGCTGGTCTTCGCCGCGCTCACCGCCGCGACCCCGCTGGTCGGCAGGCTGCACCCGGGGTGGCCGCTCGCCGTCGTGGTGCTGGTCGACGCCGTGCGGTTCGGGCTGGGCGGGCCCGCCGCACTGGGCTATCTCAACGAGGCGGCCGGCTGGCTGGTCCCGTACTGCCTGGGCGCGGCCTGGGCACGCGGCGAACTGCGCGGCCGCGCCACCGGCTGGGTGCTGCTGCTCGGCGGCGCCGCCGCGACCGCCGGACTGGTCCGGTGGGCCGGCTACCCCGCCGCCATGGTCGGGGTGCCCGGCGCCGGCCTATCCAACCTCGGCCCGGTCACCCTGGCGGCCGTCACCTTCGGCCTCGCCCAGTGCGGCGCGGCACTGCTGCTGCTCGGCCCGCTGCGGCGGCTGATGCGG
Protein-coding regions in this window:
- a CDS encoding acyltransferase family protein — translated: MRELVRRIDAATSPDRDRAVDALRALAILGVVLGHWLVTALVADSGDLLDASPLQRLPQFTPVSWLFQTLAVFFLTGGLVAGRSYRAARARGTGYRQWLGARLTRLFRPVAVLLVVWSVAAVAMLAAGVGWGTVCTLTRLAVSPLWFLLVFAALTAATPLVGRLHPGWPLAVVVLVDAVRFGLGGPAALGYLNEAAGWLVPYCLGAAWARGELRGRATGWVLLLGGAAATAGLVRWAGYPAAMVGVPGAGLSNLGPVTLAAVTFGLAQCGAALLLLGPLRRLMRRPAAWAPVAVLNLFAMTVFLWHQTAMMAVTVIGLCVAGPLPGLHTAPDGAGWVLARLAWLPVFALALLGCWAAFHSHERGHRPERARRRRQHGRQRSRTPEPARDQEPDCGQGPDRPASVAGRALSPAVPHA